AATTCAATCATTTCGCCGAGATACATATACGCCGTGTAGTCAGAGACGCGCGCCGCTTGCTGCATATTGTGGGTGACGATAAGAATGGTGACATGCTCTTTCAGTTCGTGCATCAATTCTTCAATGGCGCCGGTGGCAATGGGATCCAGCGCTGAGGTGGGTTCGTCGAACAACAGCAGTTCAGGATCCGTGGCCAACGCTCTGGCAATGCAGAGGCGCTGTTGCTGGCCGCCGGAGAGATTAAATGCAGAATCGTGCAGACGATCTTTTACCTCATTCCACAGGGCGCTGTTTTTTAGCGCGACTTCAATTTTATCTTCCAGTACGCGCTTGTTTTTTTCGCCTCGTACGCGCAAACCATAGGCCACATTTTCATAAATGGATTTTGGAAAGGGGTTGGGTTTTTGGAACACCATGCCTATGCGCATGCGTACTTCGATAGGGTCTATTTCGGCTGACAGCAAGTTGACATTGTCTGGG
The DNA window shown above is from Cellvibrionales bacterium and carries:
- the pstB gene encoding phosphate ABC transporter ATP-binding protein; amino-acid sequence: MNTSKPLKAEVKNFNFFYGSTQALNNINMPIHNKKVTALIGPSGCGKSTYLRSFNRMHDLYPGNRYEGEIIFHPDNVNLLSAEIDPIEVRMRIGMVFQKPNPFPKSIYENVAYGLRVRGEKNKRVLEDKIEVALKNSALWNEVKDRLHDSAFNLSGGQQQRLCIARALATDPELLLFDEPTSALDPIATGAIEELMHELKEHVTILIVTHNMQQAARVSDYTAYMYLGEMIEFGETDSIFIKPKDKRTEDYITGRMG